In Candidatus Aegiribacteria sp., the sequence GGAAGAGGGAGTCCGTGCTTATCGGCTGCTTCCCTGAGGAACGACATGGCAAGCATCGGGATATCACTTCTTCGTGAACGCAACGGTGGGATGTGGATTTCAACAACCTTCAGACGATAGTAAAGATCTTCTCTGAATGTTCTTTTTCTGACAGCTGATTTGAGATCGGTATTTGTTGCGGCGATCAGTCTCACATCAATGGGGTGAGACTTATTGCTTCCAAGTCTTGTGACTTCGTTATCCTCAAGAATACGAAGCAGTTTAACCTGAATATCAAGTGGTATCTCTCCTACTTCGTCAAGAAGAAGAGTCCCCCCGGAGGCGGCTTCGAATTTGCCTTCCCGCTGCAGATCAGCACCTGTATAAGCTCCTTTTTCATGTCCGAACAGTTCATCCTCAAGAAGAGTGCCGGGTATCGCTGCACAGTTAAGAGCAAGATATGACCCTGTCCTTCCGCTGAGAGCATGAATCTGACGGGCAAGTACGTCTTTCCCCGTTCCGCTCTCACCGGTGATGAGGACGGTTGCCTTCACAGGAGCAACGCGTCTGGCTTTCCTGACAACCTCACCCATAACACGGCTTCTATAAAGAAGCTGGGAGGTTTGCAGAGTATTCTTTGATTCCGATACTGAACTGCTTTCAACAAATCTGATTGAAAAGGAAAACGCTCTTTGTATTGCGGCCTGCAGGGCCTGAGTATCGTTTATATTCAACAGAATATCTACTGCGCCGGATTTCATCCAGGAGATTGCATCGAACGCGCCTATGGTCCTGCCATGAATAACAACCCCTGCTGCAAGGTTCGCTTTCTGCAGCGTCTCAAGAAATCCTGACATATGCATATCACCGATAGTCGCTGAAATCACGACTGCATTGACAGATCGGGATCTGATTCGACGAAGAGTTCCCCTTGCGTCGGACTGGATACTGACGCTGTATCCCATAATTGAGATCCGGGTTTTCAGATCCTCAGCCCTCTCCTGGTTCTCATCAGCGACAAGAACTGTTCCTCTACCGAGCGCAGTAACCAAAACAATCTCCTTCAATACGTTCTGCTGTCACCGGATATTCCATCAATTCCGTTCGCCGGGTTCCTTCTCAATAAGGAAGGGTGGCATTACCAGCGCATCAATGCCCGTTCCATAGAAACAGCGTATGGCGTCAACGGGTGTTGTTACTATGGGCTCTCCCTTTACATTAAATGATGTGTTCAGGATAACAGGGACCCCTGTCCTTCTGTAGAAACTTTCTATCACATCATAATAGAAAGGATTGATCTCTCTTGTTACAGTCTGGACCCTCGCTGTTCCATCAACGTGAGTTACGGAGGGAATATCGCTGATTTTATCGGGAAGCACAGGATAAGTCTTGTTCATATATCTGGCAATGGTACATCCTTCAAAATACTCATGGGCCTTCTGCTCCAGGCAGCTTGGACAGAAAGGTCTGAATGATTCTCGATGCTTCACAACCCTGTTTACAATATCCTTCATGTCTGCTCTCCGGGCGTCGGCGAGAATGGATCTGTTGCCAAGAGCCCTTGGACCGAATTCCATTCTCCCGTTGAACAGTCCCACAACCTTTCCCTGTTCGATCAGCTCCGCGGTTCTGTCCGCAGGATTATCAGGTCTGCTCCATCCGATCCTGGCCATTTCTAATGCTTCGCGAATCTCCTCTTCGGGAAATTCAGGACCAAGATACATGCTGGAAGGCGGAACAAGAGTGATTTCCGGATAGTTCTTCCGGTGAATGTAGACTGCCGCTCCTATGGAAGTCCCGGCATCATGTGCTGCGGGAAGGGGATACGTTTCATTAAAACCGGATTTCTTCTCAATCAGTCCATTCATTACACAGTTCAGACCGACGCCTCCTGAAATTACCAGCCTGTCCAATCCTGATACTTCCGAAAGGTACCCGACCAGCGAAAGACCTACCTCCTCCAGAGCTTTCTGCGCGGAACATGCGATATTCCTGTGAAGAGAAGTAATCAAGGTTCCCGGTATTCTCGGAGGACCGATGATTTTCTGCACTTCCGCTCCGAAGCTGGATGTATGAACTCCCATGTGAATATCCAGAAGTCTTGTGTTCAGGTATATTCTGCCTTTGCTGCTGCTGATTATTCTCCTGAAGATTTCCAGAAATTCCGGTTCTCCATAGCTGGAAAGCCCCATAATTTTATACTCGTCATTATCAGGTATGAAACCGAGATGTTTCGTAACTGCGCTGTAATAAATTCCAGGTGAATTGGGAAATCTTGAAGAAGAGTGTATCTCCATTCCGGCAGGCGTGAAACTCGCAAGTATGCTGGTGTCTCTTTCTCCGACTCCATCCATTGTCAGAACAGCAGCTGATTCGAATCCTGAACAGTAGCAGGCAGCGTCAGCATGAGCGATATGATGCTCAACGAAATTGACCCTCGCTTTTAGAGAACTCCCAAGATGATCAGAAAGGATTGTATTGATCGCACGCATTTTTCTTGCGCCGTTCAGCTGTGAAAGCAGAAAGTAGAATCCTCCGTTCTTCAGGAGGTAATTTCTGCTGTAGCAGATATTCTCCCGCATAACAAGACCGGGAAGCATATAGAAAGCTATATGATCAATTTCGGAAGGACTGATCGAAGCGCTTTCAAGCACATAATCCACTGCTTTTTCAGGATAATTCGCGTAATGCTTGATTCTTCGAAATCGTTCTTCCTCAGCGGCGGCAACAAGTTTTCCGTCAATCAGCAGTGCGGCCGCTGCATCATGTTTGTAACAATTAAGCCCGAGAATTACTGCCATTATGCTCCTGATCGATGTTGAATGCCTTGTGTTTCCTGCGCTGCCTCAAACTCAATTGTTTTTCCATGTCAACCTTATAGCTTTCCGACAATACGGTACGGTATAGCGGATATCTTGTTTTCGCTTACCTGGTTTAAACAGTCCGGCAGACAGCCTGCAAGAATGAAGCATGGTCATAAAAATTCTGAAACCGGTTACAGCGCCGTACTTTCCATGTTTTCTGAGAAATCGCATTTTCTCCGGAATATACCTCAGCCATGTTTCCTGTCCAAACATCTGACGAGCCGCTACTCCTTCCAGGTGAACAACCTGAGCATCCGGAACAAACCACACTTCCCAGCCGGATCTGTTCAATCTGTACTGCAGATCTGTCTCTTCATGATAAAAGAAATAGTCTTCATCGAATAACCCTGTATCCAATAGAGCTTCTCTGCGAAACGCCATGACTGCTCCTACAAGCCAGTCAACCTTCTTCTCCTTCAGATGTGAAGAGTGAATCGCTGTTTTCTTCTTAAGAAAAGGCAGATGCTCTTTTATCAGTTTTCCAGGAAAAGGAAAATCTCTCATGGATGGTTGAAGTGATCCGTCGGGCCATAGAAGTCGGGGTCCGGTCATGCCTGCTTCCGGATGTCTCTCAAGAGCATCAACAAGCAATTTCAGGCTTCCAGGGGTGAAAATCGTATCATTGTTTGCCAGAACAAGTATTTCATCATCGGTATTGTTAATAACACGATTCGCTCCAGCCGCAAAACCAAGATTTTTCTCCGCTCTCAGCAGGGAAAACCAGGATCTTTCCCCAAAATCCCTTTCCGCAGCTCTGTCGGAACCATCCGTGGAACAGTTATCCAGAACAATCAGTCTGGCCTGCAGCTCTATCAATTGCGGAGCAAGAGAGTTGATCATATCATGCAATACTTCATTACCATTCCAGTTCAGTGTAATTACTGTGATTCCGCTCATTCCACTGCTCCTTGTATCTGTTCGTCACACATATCCCGGAATCGTAAAAAAGCATCCATATCAGAGACAGGGAGATTCCTCCGGTGAGAACTGTAAAACAGGTATGGGTCGATTGGATTACCGTTCTCATCGTTTATCTGATAATGCAGGTGAGGTGAAGTTGATGTTCTTCCGGTTGTTCCTACATAGCCGATTGTATCTCCCCTCTGAAGCGTTACACCGGAAACAACACCGTCTGCAATTGCGTTCAGGTGAAGAAAAATCTCTGAATAACCGATACCAATACTGATTTCCACGCAATGTCCATTATACTCATAATTCCAGTCTGTCCTTGTCACGGTTCCACCTCTGCAGGTTCGTACCGGTGTGCCTTCGGGAGCTTTGTAGTCTACTCCGGCATGGCTGTGATTACCTCTGGGTTCACCGTAGGGACCGGTCATTTCTTCAAATGTGGTGATCGGCATGTAATTCAGGAACCGCATGACTTCAGTCCCATCAGCATAATAATGTGATGCCCAGTTATCACCTGTCATCCGGAAACTGTATACTGACAATGGATTATTCGAAGTGCCTTCCTTTGGCACATAATGAAGCGCAACAACCTGGTTTTCCCTGCCGGTCACGCCGTACAGCACATAGAGAGAATCTCCTGCGTTCATACCTTTCCATGGATCTGTGTCCCACCACATACATCGCACGATGTGAGCGCCGAGGATATCAGAATATTCAACTTCATCCTGAAGGCTGACATAAATGGAACCGTTGATCTCTACAGCTAATCTGTTCCATTGATATTCCTGTACAATGGAATCAGTCCGGGGAATCTCTAACGTATCAGGTATCAGTGAATCCGGAAGAGTTATCAACGAATCAGGTGTAAGAATTGTATCAACAGAATCATCCATCGCAATAACACTAATTTGATCAGGGGAAATTGAAGAGCTGTCAGAACCCGGCAGTTCGGTGGAAACGGTGTGTTTCGGCAGAACATCTATCGCCCGAATGATAATCTCCCCTTCTTCAGGTCTACTCCTGCAGGAGGCAGAAATAAGGAAGAGCAAGGAAAGAAAGATTCCTGTTACAAGCATAGCTTTACTGGTCTTGTGACTCTTCGTCAAAATATTGACATCTCTCGGGATTGTGTTACCATACATACATCATGAATATGAATAATACGAAGAAAAGCAGAATACTGGTAATCGATGATGAAGTATCAATTACGTCTTCTCTCAAGAGAACTCTTGAGTTGTCCGGATATCAATGTGATACGGCTAACTGCGGGAGAGCTGCCCTTCGTATGCTCAGAGAGAAGAACAACTTTGACCTCATTATCACTGATATCAGGCTTCCTGACATCTCCGGCATTGAAATTCTGGATATAGTCAGAGCTAAATATCCTTTCCTTCCGGTGATAGTGATAACAGGTTACGCCAGTATCGAGAGTACAAAGGAAGCTATCCGCAAAGGCGCGGTTGATTACCTGCCCAAACCATTCACTACCGGAGCTCTGATAAACTCGGTCAGCAACACTCTGAAATCCTCGAAGAAAAGGCATCAATACAAGGATCTTTATGAGATTGTCTACCAGAGTACCTGCATGGAAGAAATCCTGGATATGGTCACGAGGGTGGGGAAAGCGGAGAGCACAATTCTTGTTACAGGAGAAAGCGGCACAGGTAAGGAATTGATAGCAAGAGCAATTCACCGCAATTCCAGACGCTCAAAACAGCAATTCGTCTCCGTCAATTCAGGCGCAATTCCAGAAGGACTTCTGGAGAGTGAGCTGTTCGGGCATGTAAAAGGAGCTTTCACCGGTGCGATAACTACATCTCACGGCAGGTTTCATGTAGCGGATGGAGGCTCACTCTTCCTTGATGAGGTCGGCAATATGAGCCTGGCCATGCAGGTTAAACTCCTCAGGGTACTTCAAAACGGTGAATTTTCTCCGGTAGGAAGCTCTGATATTATTAAAACAGATGTCAGATTGGTCGCGGCGACGAATATGAATCTTGAACAGGCCATCAGCAACAAAACTTTCAGAGAGGATCTTTATTACAGGTTGAATGTAATTGAGATCCACATACCTCCACTCAGACAGAGGACTGATGATATTCTGCCGCTTTCGGAATTTTTCCTTTCGAGAATGTCAGGTTCGGAGCACTCAAAAAAACTTTCTCTTTCCTCAAACGCTGTTTCAGCACTTCTGTCCTACAATTGGCCTGGCAATGTGCGTGAGCTGGAAAATACCATGGAGCGAGCATCTGTTCTATGTGATAGCGAACAGGTAGAGCTGCATGATCTTCCGGACAGAATCACATACTCGAAAGAAGATCTTCCCGATCTGACTCCTACAGCGGAGCAGATGAATTTAGACTCACTGTTGAACAGCATTGAAAAGCACTATATCATTAATGCGCTGAAGAAGAGCGGTGGAAATAAAACCAGCACAGCGAACATGCTCGGACTGAAACGAACTACTCTTCTTGCGAGGATGAAACAGTACAATATTCAGAGGGATACAGGTAAACATCAGGATGAGTGAAAACGCCAGAATTCTTGTTGTCGATGATGATATTTCTATCAGAACACTCTGCAGAGAAGTCCTTGAATTGCAGGATTTCGAAATCGATGAAGCGGAGAACGGCAGCATAGCGTTGAAAACCATGCAGACTACCTCTTTCAGCCTTGTCCTCAGTGATATTATGATGCCGGATATGGGCGGGCTGGAGCTGGCTTCTGAAATTCGTGTAAAGTATCCCGATACCCTGGTTATTCTGATTACCGGTCACGGATCAATCGACCTTGCAAAAGATGCTATACAGAGGGGTGCTTTTGACTTCATAACCAAGCCTTTCTCGATGGTGGAGCTGAGCCAGACTGTTGGAAGAGCCCTTGAGTTCCGGAAAAAACAGCTGTCGGTTCTTCCCTCTCCGGAACTTAAGGATCTTTACAATCTTACGGTGAACATCAATATCTCGAAACACTCCCGTCAGGCATTTCTGGAAACTCTTGTTCAAGCGCTGGAGCACACATTCAGAGGAGACTCCGCAAGAATATATCTTGCGAGTACACCGGGTGATAGCAGTGTTGCTAAAATCTGTGAATTTGGGAAAGAAGATCTTCTCACTGACAATGAATGGAAATCTTTCAGCCGAAAAGCTCTAAACGTTGAAGGAGGTATTCTTGCAGGGGAATACACTGATCTTCCCCTTCCGGAGAACTCTGCAGTATCATCTCTCATGGCTGCTGCCATACCCAGTCCTGATGGTAACCTTGGGGTCTGCATGGTCGCCAGATCTTCAATACCAGCCTCTTTCACAGTCAGAGATCTTAAGTTATTGGGTCTTTTCGCGGCACAAGCCGGGAATCAGTTAATGAACTACAGGCTTACTTCAAATCTTCGCGGCCATGCTGAAAACCTGGCACAGGTGAACATTCTTGCGGGAGAATTTTCATCTTCACTTGATACAAAGCATGTGCTGGCATCTATTGTCAAAGGACTGAGAACGATGATTCCGTTTGATCTGTTTGGTGTCTTTCTCAGCGGGAAGGATATGCTCCCCTTGAGTTACACTATGGTCAGATCTGATATACCTGAGAAGATCCTCAACTCCAACCTTCGTGAACTCCTTGAACAGACTCAGGAACCTGTAACTGTCAGTCAATACCTCGATAGCGGTATTAGAGATTCGTTTGCCTGCGCCAGAGTTGCTGACTGGGAATCTGATCCGAATCTTGAAATTCTTGATCTGAGCAAATTCGGGAGTTTAAAAGGAATGATGGTCCTTGCGAACTGGTCTCATGAGAAAATACTCTTTCATGACAGCTCCTATCTGTCAATTCTTGTGCGACATGCGGCAATGGCTCTCAGCAACGCCTATTTATTCGAATCAAGTGAAACGAATTATACCCAGGCTATCTTCGCTCTTGCCAGCGCGGTTGACGCGAAAGATCCATATACAAGCAACCATTCAAGAAATGTAGCGGCTTATGTAATGGCGATTGCATCTCACCTGCATCTTCCTGTCAGAGAAATCAAGCTTCTGCACCATGCGGCGCTGCTGCATGACATTGGCAAGATCGGCATACCCGAGTCAATACTGAACAAGACAGGAAAACTTACATCTAAAGAATACGATATTATCAAAATGCATCCTGAAACCGGTTATAGAATCCTGAGACCTGTCACAGCTTTTGGTAGTTTTATCAATATTGTAAGGTATCATCATGAACGGTACGATGGTGGAGGATATCCATCTGGTCTCGAAAAAGAAAACATCCCACATCACGCCCGAATTCTTGCTGTTGCTGACTGCTTTGATGCTATGACTTCCGACAGAATCTATCGAAAAGCTCCAGGAGTTAAGTACGCGCTCAGTGAAATACGGAAAAACATCGGCTCTCAGTTTGATCCGGCGGTTGCTGAGGCATTTCTGGATATACTTGAAACAAGAACGCCTGAAAGCATAATAGGCGAATACATCTCCAGAGGAGTTAACAGATTCTCTTTTTCATGATATTCCCCGCGAAACAGTATATTTGATGATTGTGCTCTTAACTATTTTACCGGAAAGGATCATCGATGCCTGATATTGTAGAGATTCGCGCTCGGCAAATACTTGACTCAAGAGGAAATCCAACCGTTGAAGCTGAGGTTTTCCTCCTCAACGGCGGATGGGGCAGAGCTTCCGTCCCGAGCGGCGCCTCAACCGGTGAACACGAAGCCGTTGAATTAAGGGATAGAGAAGAAGCTTATGGGGGAAAGAGTGTTCTTAAAGCTGTTGAGAACATAGAAATGCTGATAGCGCCTGAAATATCAGGACTCTCCGCTCTGAATCAGGCTCGCGTTGATAGGATCATGATTGAGCTTGACGGTACTGCTAATAAGGAAAAGCTGGGCGCGAATGCTACACTTGCTGTCTCAATGGCCGTCTCCAGAGCTGCTGCCAGCCATCTGGGGCTTCCTCTGTATCGATATCTGGGTGGCCCTTCCGCAAGGCTTCTTCCGGTGCCGGGCATGAACATTCTCAATGGTGGAAAACATGCGTCAAACCCAATAGATCTTCAGGAGTTCATGATTGTACCCGCGGGTTTCAAAACATTCAGCAGAGCGCTTCAGGCAGGTACCGAGATCTTTCACGCACTGAGAAAACAATCCTCTGACATGGGGCTTCCAACAACCGTAGGGGATGAAGGCGGCCTGGCTCCGGATCTGCCTTCAAATGAAGCGGCTCTTGATTTCATAATGAAGGGGATCCTTGATGCCGGATACACACCGGGAGAAGATATCTTTCTGGCTCTTGATCCCGCAGCCAGCGAGATGTACCATGACGGTAAATACTATATGCACGGGTGTGACCCCTCCGGCCTCACTTCAGAAGAGATGGTCTCCTACTGGGAGAAGCTTGTCCGCAGCTTCCCAATCGTAAGTATTGAAGATGGGCTTGCTGAAGATGACTGGTCCGGATGGGAACTCATGACCAGGCAGCTGGGACAGAGTATTCTCATAGTCGGTGATGATCTGCTGGTTACAAATGAGGAAAGGCTGCACAGAGGGATACGGACTGAAGCCGCAAATGCAATACTTATTAAACTTAATCAGATAGGTACCGTAACGGAGACCATGAACACGGTCAATCTTGCTCACAGAAACGGGTGGAAGACATTTATCAGCCACAGAAGCGGAGAGACCGAAGATACTTTCATCAGTGATTTCTCCGTAGCTGTGAATTCAGGACTCATCAAGACAGGTTCCGCCTGCAGAACTGACAGGGTTGCCAAATACAATCAGCTTCTTCGTATAGAAGAAGATCTTGGCGACCAGGCGCTGTTCAGGGGAATCGACATCCTGCCTCTTTCGTCAGGGGATTAACTTGAAAAAGACGGGAAGAAATCGAAGGCTGTTCT encodes:
- a CDS encoding glycosyltransferase family 2 protein, with product MSGITVITLNWNGNEVLHDMINSLAPQLIELQARLIVLDNCSTDGSDRAAERDFGERSWFSLLRAEKNLGFAAGANRVINNTDDEILVLANNDTIFTPGSLKLLVDALERHPEAGMTGPRLLWPDGSLQPSMRDFPFPGKLIKEHLPFLKKKTAIHSSHLKEKKVDWLVGAVMAFRREALLDTGLFDEDYFFYHEETDLQYRLNRSGWEVWFVPDAQVVHLEGVAARQMFGQETWLRYIPEKMRFLRKHGKYGAVTGFRIFMTMLHSCRLSAGLFKPGKRKQDIRYTVPYCRKAIRLTWKNN
- a CDS encoding sigma-54 dependent transcriptional regulator, encoding MVTALGRGTVLVADENQERAEDLKTRISIMGYSVSIQSDARGTLRRIRSRSVNAVVISATIGDMHMSGFLETLQKANLAAGVVIHGRTIGAFDAISWMKSGAVDILLNINDTQALQAAIQRAFSFSIRFVESSSVSESKNTLQTSQLLYRSRVMGEVVRKARRVAPVKATVLITGESGTGKDVLARQIHALSGRTGSYLALNCAAIPGTLLEDELFGHEKGAYTGADLQREGKFEAASGGTLLLDEVGEIPLDIQVKLLRILEDNEVTRLGSNKSHPIDVRLIAATNTDLKSAVRKRTFREDLYYRLKVVEIHIPPLRSRRSDIPMLAMSFLREAADKHGLPLPSITPDALEHLVSFSWPGNVRQLRNLMESLLIISGSRISVKELPSEIAGASSGKTAVLQAELPVSLDELEDLAIRKTLELTGGNRTRAADLLGIGRRTLQRKLKEM
- a CDS encoding sigma-54 dependent transcriptional regulator, encoding MNNTKKSRILVIDDEVSITSSLKRTLELSGYQCDTANCGRAALRMLREKNNFDLIITDIRLPDISGIEILDIVRAKYPFLPVIVITGYASIESTKEAIRKGAVDYLPKPFTTGALINSVSNTLKSSKKRHQYKDLYEIVYQSTCMEEILDMVTRVGKAESTILVTGESGTGKELIARAIHRNSRRSKQQFVSVNSGAIPEGLLESELFGHVKGAFTGAITTSHGRFHVADGGSLFLDEVGNMSLAMQVKLLRVLQNGEFSPVGSSDIIKTDVRLVAATNMNLEQAISNKTFREDLYYRLNVIEIHIPPLRQRTDDILPLSEFFLSRMSGSEHSKKLSLSSNAVSALLSYNWPGNVRELENTMERASVLCDSEQVELHDLPDRITYSKEDLPDLTPTAEQMNLDSLLNSIEKHYIINALKKSGGNKTSTANMLGLKRTTLLARMKQYNIQRDTGKHQDE
- a CDS encoding response regulator, whose amino-acid sequence is MSENARILVVDDDISIRTLCREVLELQDFEIDEAENGSIALKTMQTTSFSLVLSDIMMPDMGGLELASEIRVKYPDTLVILITGHGSIDLAKDAIQRGAFDFITKPFSMVELSQTVGRALEFRKKQLSVLPSPELKDLYNLTVNINISKHSRQAFLETLVQALEHTFRGDSARIYLASTPGDSSVAKICEFGKEDLLTDNEWKSFSRKALNVEGGILAGEYTDLPLPENSAVSSLMAAAIPSPDGNLGVCMVARSSIPASFTVRDLKLLGLFAAQAGNQLMNYRLTSNLRGHAENLAQVNILAGEFSSSLDTKHVLASIVKGLRTMIPFDLFGVFLSGKDMLPLSYTMVRSDIPEKILNSNLRELLEQTQEPVTVSQYLDSGIRDSFACARVADWESDPNLEILDLSKFGSLKGMMVLANWSHEKILFHDSSYLSILVRHAAMALSNAYLFESSETNYTQAIFALASAVDAKDPYTSNHSRNVAAYVMAIASHLHLPVREIKLLHHAALLHDIGKIGIPESILNKTGKLTSKEYDIIKMHPETGYRILRPVTAFGSFINIVRYHHERYDGGGYPSGLEKENIPHHARILAVADCFDAMTSDRIYRKAPGVKYALSEIRKNIGSQFDPAVAEAFLDILETRTPESIIGEYISRGVNRFSFS
- a CDS encoding carbamoyltransferase: MAVILGLNCYKHDAAAALLIDGKLVAAAEEERFRRIKHYANYPEKAVDYVLESASISPSEIDHIAFYMLPGLVMRENICYSRNYLLKNGGFYFLLSQLNGARKMRAINTILSDHLGSSLKARVNFVEHHIAHADAACYCSGFESAAVLTMDGVGERDTSILASFTPAGMEIHSSSRFPNSPGIYYSAVTKHLGFIPDNDEYKIMGLSSYGEPEFLEIFRRIISSSKGRIYLNTRLLDIHMGVHTSSFGAEVQKIIGPPRIPGTLITSLHRNIACSAQKALEEVGLSLVGYLSEVSGLDRLVISGGVGLNCVMNGLIEKKSGFNETYPLPAAHDAGTSIGAAVYIHRKNYPEITLVPPSSMYLGPEFPEEEIREALEMARIGWSRPDNPADRTAELIEQGKVVGLFNGRMEFGPRALGNRSILADARRADMKDIVNRVVKHRESFRPFCPSCLEQKAHEYFEGCTIARYMNKTYPVLPDKISDIPSVTHVDGTARVQTVTREINPFYYDVIESFYRRTGVPVILNTSFNVKGEPIVTTPVDAIRCFYGTGIDALVMPPFLIEKEPGERN
- a CDS encoding M23 family metallopeptidase, with the protein product MTKSHKTSKAMLVTGIFLSLLFLISASCRSRPEEGEIIIRAIDVLPKHTVSTELPGSDSSSISPDQISVIAMDDSVDTILTPDSLITLPDSLIPDTLEIPRTDSIVQEYQWNRLAVEINGSIYVSLQDEVEYSDILGAHIVRCMWWDTDPWKGMNAGDSLYVLYGVTGRENQVVALHYVPKEGTSNNPLSVYSFRMTGDNWASHYYADGTEVMRFLNYMPITTFEEMTGPYGEPRGNHSHAGVDYKAPEGTPVRTCRGGTVTRTDWNYEYNGHCVEISIGIGYSEIFLHLNAIADGVVSGVTLQRGDTIGYVGTTGRTSTSPHLHYQINDENGNPIDPYLFYSSHRRNLPVSDMDAFLRFRDMCDEQIQGAVE
- the eno gene encoding phosphopyruvate hydratase, which produces MPDIVEIRARQILDSRGNPTVEAEVFLLNGGWGRASVPSGASTGEHEAVELRDREEAYGGKSVLKAVENIEMLIAPEISGLSALNQARVDRIMIELDGTANKEKLGANATLAVSMAVSRAAASHLGLPLYRYLGGPSARLLPVPGMNILNGGKHASNPIDLQEFMIVPAGFKTFSRALQAGTEIFHALRKQSSDMGLPTTVGDEGGLAPDLPSNEAALDFIMKGILDAGYTPGEDIFLALDPAASEMYHDGKYYMHGCDPSGLTSEEMVSYWEKLVRSFPIVSIEDGLAEDDWSGWELMTRQLGQSILIVGDDLLVTNEERLHRGIRTEAANAILIKLNQIGTVTETMNTVNLAHRNGWKTFISHRSGETEDTFISDFSVAVNSGLIKTGSACRTDRVAKYNQLLRIEEDLGDQALFRGIDILPLSSGD